TCATCTGAAAATCCGGCTGTTTCTGCTTCACTTCGAACTGTTTTAACAAAAGACGAACTTCCGGATACCACCAAGCGGGTGCCGATAAATTGAATGCGTAATATGGATAAAAGTCTTTCCGAAGAAACGGTTACCAGGCAGTCGAGCGGGTGAGAAGAAAGCTCCGGGTAAGAGGAAAGGATTTGTTTCTTTTTTTGTTTTGTTTGAACAATAAAATGCACTCGGATATCAGTTGAAAAAAAAGGCTGTAAAGATGAAAAGCCCTCTGACAGGGCCGCTTCATCTAACACGATAAGCAGTTTGGCTGTATGGGACGGGATGGAAAAATAATTGATTTCTTCTGCTTCTATTATTTCGAATAAAGGGGTCATTTTATTGCCTCCTCCTGTATGGATAGATGTTTCTCCAAAAAAGCTAGCAAACTTCCTTTATAGGAAATAAAGCCTTTGTACTCAGCAATGTAGTCCGGCAGGTCACTTAATACCCGGTAAAAGCGCTCGGTCCATTCGGGCTTTTCGAGAAGAGCATT
The genomic region above belongs to Domibacillus sp. DTU_2020_1001157_1_SI_ALB_TIR_016 and contains:
- a CDS encoding dimethylamine monooxygenase subunit DmmA family protein, with protein sequence MTPLFEIIEAEEINYFSIPSHTAKLLIVLDEAALSEGFSSLQPFFSTDIRVHFIVQTKQKKKQILSSYPELSSHPLDCLVTVSSERLLSILRIQFIGTRLVVSGSSSFVKTVRSEAETAGFSDEEMQLKVIGSQKDTVFCVKCYSRHDRNEKEFFVCPSCRTELDVSSHYSKRHDAYLGYIRV